From the genome of Arthrobacter russicus:
TCGTGCTCCAGCCCGGTCAGTGTTGAGTGTGAATCAATTGCCATGGCTGCCTTTCCAAAAATCGGTTCGCGCTTGCCGATCCGCAGCGAACGTGTCCGGCACCTGCGCGAGTGCCTGATCGCGCTCGACCCAAATTCCCCGAATACTCGTGTGTTCCATGCCGCACGCCCGGTTCGCCTAGCGCTGGCATGCGGAACTCCGGTTTGGGGCTTTCGTCGCGCATCAGGCGCGAGTCGCGGTCAGGAACACGTAACCCTGCTCTGGTGTGACCGCCGAGAGACGCATAAAGTCGAGCAACGACTGGGCGCGCTCCTCGCCGACCAGCGCGCTCAGCTCATCGCGGCGGGTCTCTACGGCGTCGGCCATCAACGCGAGTGTGCGGTTGCAGTTGGCCGTGACGTCGCGGATGTCCAGGTCAACGAACCCGTGGGCGAGTAGCGCCCCCCGGTACTCTTCGATCGTGCCGAGCGACTTCACCGCGTAGTTCGTGCAAACGTGGTCGAGGACCTTGCGGCCCTGGGGGCTCACCGGGCCGCGCTCGATCAGGTCGGCGATCGCGAGCCGGCCGCCCGGGCGCATCACGCGGGAGATCTCCGAGAGCACTTGGGCACGATCAGGCATGTGCCACATCGACTCGAACGCCCAGGCCGAGTCGAACGAGCCATCCGGAAACGGCATGTCCATCGCGTCGGCGAACTGGAACGTCGCCTTGTCCGCGAGCCCAGCGCCGGCCGCGAGCTCGTTGGCCTGCGCCACCTGTAGGCGGCTGACCGT
Proteins encoded in this window:
- a CDS encoding methyltransferase domain-containing protein — encoded protein: MSNISNSTPADLNSRVRARAVGQAPSLGDVTDVYDGFGRIYGAAWGPNLHYGYWDDDADRASIETATDRLTDMMIEGLRGQAGQRVLDVGCGIGHPALRLVQKSGVDVIGITVSRLQVAQANELAAGAGLADKATFQFADAMDMPFPDGSFDSAWAFESMWHMPDRAQVLSEISRVMRPGGRLAIADLIERGPVSPQGRKVLDHVCTNYAVKSLGTIEEYRGALLAHGFVDLDIRDVTANCNRTLALMADAVETRRDELSALVGEERAQSLLDFMRLSAVTPEQGYVFLTATRA